AACCACCTTTCACGCCTTTCTCTAATCCTTGGATATGGAAGAAAACATACTTGATCTGCTTGTGATGCAAGGCAATATGGTTCGAATTTTGCATAACGTCTATTTGCATTGACATCAATGACCCCAAGGTTATTTTTCCGGACCCCTCGGCCACTCGTTGGATCATACCAATCACACTTAAATAATACGCATTTTAAGTTGATGCTTCCCGGGTAAGTGACTTCTATGATCTGTTGCAATACACCGTAGAAGTCAGTTTCACCTTGGAGTTGGATTCCAAAATTCGCGGTTGATCTCTTCGAACCGTGTGTGTACGTATGAAAAGTGTATCCACGAGTGAAGTACATTGGAGCAGTAGTGATCTTAGCAACCGGTTTGTCAACAAATTCATACAACCATCGCGGAATTGGTTTGTCATGACATCCATTTTTCACCtgctcaaaatatataaatattaaaataagtcattttaattttaaaagtctAAAGATTGTACGTACATAGTATTCTAACCACCCAGGATAATCTCGTTCGTTCAACTGCTCATAATCCTTTTCTTCTAAATTAGGATAGTGTTCTCGAATTTGTAAGTTGAATATGCTGCATATAAGAATTGTTATTTGTTAGGCATATATGTAATCAATACAATTTATATATGTTCAATTTGTATGAGTACTATACCTTTCAAATTCCTGCAAGTAGTCAATGTTTCGCATAATATAAATGTGAGCCGCATGAGCATGTGCATGATCTTCCCACCAAACTTCTCTCACTTTGCCAGCAAGTCTTCCAATCTGACAAAATATGTCAGGAACGTCTGTAACAAGATATGAAGGCGCAACTCCTCCGTCGTCGTATCGTCTAGGAGCGGTCTTCTTCGTTCTAACGGTTGGGCTAAAGTAGTAGGATGTAAAGTGTGAAGTTTCCACCGTCAAACTTCCTGCAACTATCGAACCCTCGACTTTGGCCAGATTTTTGGCAAACTTTTTTAGATATCCCATGAATCTCTCAAATACATACATCCATCGGAATTGCACAGGGCCCCCAAGAGCTGCTTCAAGAGGTAGATGAATCATGAGATGTTCCATTACGTCAAAAAAAGATGGAGTGAAGACTTTTTCCAGATTGTAAAGCAAAACCGGAATATTCTTGGCTAACAACTTGATTCCATCCTCAGTCAATGTCCGAGTGCATAAATCCCTAAAAAATGCTCCAACTCCTACAAATTCatcatcaaacaaaaatattatttcaattaCCAAAgacaataaatttatatttaattttaaaagtcaCTTTTATTACCGGatattgcttcatgaacatgtTTCGGTAATAGCTCCGTCATTGCGAACGGTAGGAGCCGCTGCATGAAAACGTGACAGTCGTGACTCTTCATACCAGAAAATTTTTTTCCTTGCTCGATGCATCTTGAGAATTTTGACACATATCCATCTGGAAACTTTACATCAGAATTTACCCAGTCAAACAACTTTTGCTTCGCCACCCCAGACAATCTAAAATTCGGAACTGGTAATTTTCCTTCTCTTGTCACATGCAGCTCTGGTCTTGCACATAACTCTGGCAAATCCAACTTCGATTTCAAATTATCTTTACTCTTTCCCTTCACATCCAAAAGAGTGTTCATGATATTCTCAAAAACATTCTTCTCTATgtgcatcacatcaaggttgtgcCTTAAGAGatgatccttccaatatggaaGTTCCCAAAATAtgctcttcttatgccaattatGAGATGCCGTATACCCGTCTGGCATGTTAGGTGGAGtgtgccaatttcctccaactttacaTGTCTCCTTAGCACCGTAATAATTAATCTGCTCTAACAAAGATGCTCCTGGTTGCATTACTGGGGGAGGAACATGCACTACCTTGTTTTTcctaaacaatttcttgttCTTACGATATGTATGATGCGGCGGAAGAAACctacggtgacaatcaaaccaacatgaCTTCCTCCCATTTTTCAGCTGAAAAGCATCTGTCCTATCCatacaatatggacatgataatcttccatgtgtggTCCAACCCGATAACATTCCATATGCGGGGAAGTCACTAATGGTCCACATAAGCACTGCACGCATATTAAAGTTCTGTTGCTGCGAGTAATCCCATGTCTGCACGCCATGATGCCACAACATCTTCAGCTCATGGATCAAAGGTTGCAAAAAAACATCAAGTGCTCGCTTTGGATGTTTTGGACCAGGCACTAGAATACTCAAGAACAAAAATTCtctttgcatgcacatctccggagGGAGGTTGTATGGCGTCAAGATGACAGGCCATAAAGAGTATTGTCTTCCAGACAtaccaaatggactaaatccatccgTGCATAAGCCAAGATAAACGTTCCTAAACTCACTCGCAAAGTCGGAATATACGGTTTGAAAGTGTTTCCATGCCTTCGCATCTGAGGGATGTGTAATCTCGCCATCTTTCACCGAATGTtgggcatgccatctcatcgaCGCGGCTGTCCTTTCTGAGTGGTACAAATGCTTCAATCTATCTGTGATGGGTAAGTACCACATACGTTTGTACGGCACAGGATTCCTTCCTGTGGTTTCTTGATATCTTGGCTTTTGACAAAATCGACATTCCGTCAGTTTTTCATCATCTTTCcagtaaatcatgcagttgtcagtGCATACATCAATCATTTCAGATGGTAGACCAAGACCGGCAACTAGCTTCTGAATTTCATAGAAATTATCAGCAGCAAGATTACCTTCTGGTAAATACTCATTAATGAGTTGAGCCCACGAATCCATGCACTTCTCATTTAGATTATGATCACTTTTAATAGTCATCATCCTAGATGCTAGTGATAATCTAGAAAGCCCTTCTCTACATCCTTCGTAGATGGGTTCATTGGCAGCGtctaacatattataaaatcgttgtgcgtctatgttaggttcttccCTACTACTATCAGGAATAGCAGCTTCATGCAATGCATCTGTAACCATATCATGATACCTATTTCCCTGTTGCTCATACCCATCCCCCGCATTGTTTCCAAACATATTTTGCTCATACCCATCTCCCGCATTATTTCCAAACATATTTTGCTCATACCCATCACCCGCATTATTTCCAAACATATTTGGCTCACGAGGAACATAATCTGCATTATAATTTGGCAGTTCAAATCCCTGACCCGTACTACTACTTGATGCACCTTCCCCATGCAAAAACCATATGTAGTAATTTGGTCTAAATCCTCTATTATATAAATGCCTCTTCACAGTATCTATTTCTAAATATGGCTCGTTCTTGCATTTTCTACAGGGACAAAAGATTTTACCATGCTCCCTTGCGAATGGTTGATTAGTTGCCTGTTGTAAAAATCCTCGTAGTCCAGCACGATACTCTTTCGTTACTTCACCAGTCTCCGGATCCTTATGATTGTACATCCATGCCCGTAGCGCGTATATTTCATGTCCGGACGCCATTTTTCtctcaactttttatttttttcttactcaCAACACACGGCAAATATATTTAtctcaacttttttttcttttttctttcgtttttttcttttttctttcgtttttttcttttttctttcgttttttttttccaatggtCGCTCACTTCTCACAGATGCTATATATAGACATCTGAAAAATATTTGCAAGACACTTGCAAGGGAGTTGCGACGGAAATTGCAACGGAATTGCAATGCCTTTCCCCTTTGCAAGGGATTAGCGAGAGAGATTTGTCCCTTGCAAATATTAGTTACACTTAGAAAAAACGTGTATCACCaacttatacatttttttttcgaGATTAGTTACACGAAACAAAAAATGTGTTCACCAACCTATCTGTTTTTTTACGACGGAATTGCAACGAACATATATGGTATTGCAATTCTCACGCAAATTCCTTGCAAATTTGTAACGGACTTGCGACGATAGCTTCTATCGCAAATTTGCGACGGGTTTGCGTGAGTTTGCGGAAAAGTCTCGCAAATTGGTTGcaattttgcgaggaaactatTTTGATGCAAATTTGCGAGCGTTTTGCGAGGAAAATTATTTTCGTCGCAATGCCCTTGCGGCTCCGTTGCGAATTTGCGAGGAAAGTTTCCCCTCGCAAATTTCCCTTGCAACAGGCGTGCTTTCTTGTAGTgtaggatttagtatttaggggtttGAATGGATTGTTATAAGATTTAGTATTTAGATTTCAGAGGTTGAGATAGTGATGGTGTCTTATACTATTTATTTGATATGGAATAAAACATTTAAGCCTTTTATTATTTCACTTTCTTCAATGTTTGTTCTCTGCAGATGGATTTACAGGGTTGGTAAATGGAGTAAACCATTTATTCCAAACATGTTCATATTTTACATCATTCGTTTCACTGTCTACGGTAAAAAACGTTCTTTGATAGGCTATTTCCTCTTCGTTCATATATAATAGTTTTGGTTTGATCTGCACCACAAAGAACAACATCACCTATTCTCTTACTTACAACCGAAACATGTTACGTAAAAGCGTAAAACCGGATGATTTATGACCTGAATACCTAATATTCAATTATGTCAAATTCATTGTCATTCACCTAATTCATCTTCAAAATATGGCTATTACACAAATAAACTctctaactttttttgttttttttttgtaaccagtCTTGGTTGTGAAGGAGCTTACAACACGAGTGTTTGTTTGAGGTTCGAGCaagacatttaaaaaaaatcattgacaAGAAAGCTATGACAGTTAGTGGGAAACTGATTAAAATATCCAGAGTATTGCCGTACGTTTAATATCATACATCTTATTTAATGTTTTAGCAAAATCATACTACAATCACCACGTCAACGTCATCTAATTTTACtgacataaataaaatattgttgtgaaagtaatggaaaagtctatatttattcataacataaaggttccttatataggagattacaccgtcaaagataaatggaaagaatgATAATCATAATCCAactaagaaaaatgaaaacataaagacATAAGGAAAAGTAAAAGCTGGCTGACTCTTTCTTTCTTGGACCGCTGATggtataatctcttggttatgaaccatccacaatctggttcataacactcctgcttggatgccataaccatttagagcttgtaatgtgctttaatgttgcctcattaaaacctgaccaggaaaacccaattgggacaaaaccatggtgaaggaaaaagagtacaacacacattactccccctgatttggacattactgaaggtcccttggacctcttcaattttctgcaatccgtgggtgatgaagatcttgggcagaatatgcttcgtcctcgaacatgatagttggttcttctttaccatcggccatgccacaatctgatcgaacatacacacacaaaatcttggatgatgttgttgtgatatgcgtgtaccaccatgtgtaaaacataacctgtctgaaaaaaaaatcaacaaaaccaaataacccctctttgggctggttagtataaaataaaccaaaatcaaaggcttcttcatcgtccttcttatggaccaaacaaatcagtatttaaaacaagacttctgcatcgtccatctcaggactaaatggacttctttatcgtccacctttggactgaatggatcagtgtccaaaacaagtgatctcacgcccatgtactagataatgagTGAGATGGGTCCATAtaaaatctcttgagtacccttttttgtatatactatttgatgcacaaggatttcattgttaatgtactccagctgtaatctcaaacaaaactttgttttccaagatctttcatctcaaactctttcttgagatattcaactgtttgagaaattgtatccagatgttcctaggatattcagatcatatactttgatgattatcaatattgttctcgagaacttgttgttctttcagctcaataccctctagtactttcattatccagtggaccatataaatatgcagtcactacatcaatttgctgcaagtctaattttctctcttatatagccagacttatgagaaatctaaaagtagttgcatccaccacatgggagtatggctcctcataatctattactggtctttgtgagaatccttgtgcaacatcagctttatatctcacgatttctatccactgtttttaacatcatatgtcgtcttaatcatatggccaaatatgtctttcttctttaaactatttaacctcatgtttccattcaatccaatttgttctacgagtgcgcactcttatattgacgtgggttcatgatcctcgcttatattcataaattcaagtgctaccttgtatgcaaataaataatcttatgtcgacatttcttattggttccattatgttccagacatgatataatcgattaagattcattattatcaggacctttaatactttgcagcttggcgtcccaagctacattgtttggtacctgtaccttagagccggccggccttatctccatgtctgggattgttttcttagtaacctcggatttggattttgattatcattctctgcacatttcttttgtttccgaggattcttatcttttggaacctattggtctaccacgtttcatacgttgtctagactctgtagaaacttgactgtgtctcttcttggacatcaaattcgttggtgcattacaagctggtttatatatgacttagtcattctttttcgggtcagcaaatgtgtctggcatttgattagctagatttgtaaatgtataatctttggacgtctatttcacattctttagtccgagaatcttgccaagacattgatggttgattccattctatttcttttaccattcttttaccagctttattatttttctcctctggtcttaaaataatctgtgtacctggcctcaaatataatcacccatagttggctcaaaatactttattattgttggagaatcatatccaacatatattcccatcctccttttgaggtcccatcttagttctctgtggtggagcaattagtatatagacaacacatccaaatatcttatgatggggtatgtatGGCTCTtcacccgttaataattgtgataggggatatctatgctcactaaatggtctgatgcgtattaacttaggtgcatgtaaatttcgtgtggcccaagctgtgaatgagagtttggacctcataagttatggtctatcaatcagctatttgcgttttaaaagatttcgaccaagccgttcttggtatgaaCATGTATCACAGATTTATCCACACTTACctccatggacataccataatcatttaaacgcttgagacatgtattcaccagtattatctagacatatagtctttattatgaaaaaggggctcgtagccgttttactggtgatggcctaatgattttcccttgtgtacatgctacacacgtgagattctttgggataactcttcttatcttttaatgtgtgccttttgaatatcaatttttgtaTCATGTTTGGACCGGGATGGCCAatccataaagtgtatattttcgcagacTTTTAgtctctatcatactgatctatgcatagtctaggtcagtagagaatgcatgtatagtctttatgacttattatggccttgggcgattttatacatatatctgaaggaactctttgtttccttcgcccattgtttcaatatggaaaccattcagtcttatatctttgaaacttaataggctgctcttgctcttagagctgggtgaatataaagcaTCACTgctttctagatgcatacccttaggcaataatatattagtctagccatagtcttctttcagattGGCGATACCTGTTTTAATACTTAttttggcgtttttcagtgtactcatatagaaaaatcattcattcatttaatctaagcaaacaatgtaatagaaataaattcaaagagataaaaatcaaagaaagcatacaagcaaagcaatcacacaagtttgatgtcgaaatcagattatcaacttgattcttttaagcaataataagtctcatattccataagatcatcttgatcatgttcgaaattattttcaccatctttatagaccaagtgggtttcaggattcttccctttcagactctctttgggagtccttcatatcttagcccaatggttccccattccacatctatggcacactgatttggtcgagctttgtggtttaaaggacataccacggccactgccttgaccatggctcaaattgggttgatacccacggtctctgccatagtgattcccacggccaaatgtgttatagtggccatggccacatcctttccaccctccacggccatggccgtgtggtctatcattctggacgtagttaccttttttttttctgcggcCTTGTTgatatcaggtaatggggttaatccaggaggtctcaattcactgtttctcatcagtaatccattattttgcccagcttgcaatagactcatccacggacttatagtcctggattctgggattcctccaatcaaataagGCCTTtcgtaataacaccgttctttggtgatcatatctcgatttttttatctgtccaaaggtctagaggattctctatagtcagatactgatctttgagactcttaataagatgatagctaataattaatattgtcttgtatcaatctttctcatttggcattatcgccttttgtgattcattcaccaagtcatttgactttaggataaactCAGTATCCAATGcccatttcaaataattatctcctgagagatttaaggcagcaaaatccaagttgattttcgacatctcaaatcatatatcaatcaattttagatctcataaaatatttaacatacggTCATAAACAAGACATGCTATCAAGTCAATACATTTCTAATAAGCaaacaagccacacggccaaaGGCGATATAATGcaataaggccacacggccaaagtGATATATGATGCATAATAAGTCACACAGATTTATCAAGCAAGGGTATCGACCAAACAAGcaatttctatatgttttcatgTGGCAATATGGTTATAATGGAATTATAACCTAGCATACTGATTCTATATGTACAGGAGTGGAATTATGGAACctcaatttaaaacaatcagATCATGCAAAGGTAATAATAATTAGATCATTCGCCTAACATAAACATGTTGGTCAGGATGATATATGATGCAAACTGGCCACACGGCCAAGTAGATATGATGCATTCATTCTTAGCAATCGGATTCTATATGTGCAAGggtaatattaaaacattcaatcaaGGTTTAGCAATTAATCAATCAGTTTCAGGTATGAGATTTACCTAGACTAACAATCAGATTCAATTAGGTTTTATCAAGTCTAGCAATtggatcaataatcaaaaataatcaaacggattcaagcattacacaatttagggtttcgatccaaaaatagggtttcaaacatgaaaaaccaaaacaattagtttcaaggctgattctatcaattttattaatcaatttCAAGGATGATAtttatcagtttcaaggctgatattAGCAAGATGGAATCAAGCAATCTGATTTTAGGAATAcgcaaattagggtttagggtttctattcgaaattagggttttatcaatcaatcagcTTCTAGCAAATAATCTTAAACCTCAGAACAGTTGATTATATCATGAAACTATCAACCTAGTATAATATGAAACCTCAAAAACATTCAATTCGGATTATGCAATACACAGAttctattttagggtttatcaattcgaattagggtttatattataACAGATTCTAACATGCAATATTAAATCTCAAATAATTCATTCAGGTTAttaaaaactatcaatcctaactCACACGGATTTAAACCTCAAAGaaacattcaatcaatcaaataaaacaatccatgcacacgtaatttagggtttacagattttagggtttcacttTGAACATTAGTTCATTCGATTCTGGGTTCTTAGAGTTTAGGTATACCTTAAACCTTTGATGGGTTGAATGGACTACAAAGAGAATGAGCTTACGTGGACTGGTACAAACTGAAACCTTACGCGGACTGGTCCAAATTATTTCTTTGCAGTCCGCGAGTTAGCTTAGGTTGAGCTGATCGGGATCGTTGGTACGCGAGCTGGTACTTGCAGTCAAAGAACTCGTAGATCTGGAACAGTTAGATCACGGACTGGAACAGACTGATCGTACAATCTGGAATAGTTGAGGCGTACTGAAACTTGCAGAGATCAGTCCACAGATCGATTTTGTTGAGATCAGTGGTCGAATACAGATCAGGGTCATGATCAAAGAGAGGTGATCgatagagattagggttttagcaatggagagagatttagggtttatggtcgaTATTTTAGCTTAGGATTTTAGAGATCAAtcatgctgataacgtgttgtgaaagtaatagaaaagtctatctttattcataacataaatgtttcttatataagagattacaccgtcatagataaatggaaagaatgATAATCATAATCCAActaagaaaaaggaaaacataaagACATAAGGAAAAGTAAAAGCTGGCCGACTCTCTATTTCTTGGGCCGCTGATggtataatctcttggttatgagccatccacaatctggttcataccAAATATCAGTTAATTTTACTTGTGGATGTCATTTAATTTTGCTGACATAAATGAAATATCAGTTAATTTTATTAAGTGGATGCCACTTGTATAATGAGTATATAACTCTTATATAAGACGAAGATtattcatttcatttttttttgtttaatttgactaaaaataattaaagtataaaatgattacattttgtttaaagttttattttataaaacgaTTTTTGGGTTTTAAATTTCATTCTTTAGGAATGACTATTTTTGTACTGGAGGGTAGTTCCACATATGGAAGACCACCATTTTGCTTGGATTTTATAGTATATTTGGAaaagttattcttgggttcacccctatGGTGAACCtgtaggttcaccaaccaataagtttttaaaataaaaaagtaaaaaaatagtagttacagaaaaaaattaaaaaaatatatttttttatcatcgtcagcaaaacactaaaccctaaatcctaaaccataaatcttaaaccctaaacccttgtgtaaaccctaaaccattggataaatcttaaactctaaataaaaacactaaacactaaaacactaaaccttaaaccctaaatcctaaaccctaaaccctttagtgttttagtgtttagtgattttgatttagattttatgatttatccaagggtttagggtttacccaatggtttaggatttagggcttatggattaggatttagggtttagtgttttgctggcgacattaaaaatattttttttttgtaa
The window above is part of the Brassica napus cultivar Da-Ae chromosome C8, Da-Ae, whole genome shotgun sequence genome. Proteins encoded here:
- the LOC106358950 gene encoding uncharacterized protein LOC106358950, which translates into the protein MASGHEIYALRAWMYNHKDPETGEVTKEYRAGLRGFLQQATNQPFAREHGKIFCPCRKCKNEPYLEIDTVKRHLYNRGFRPNYYIWFLHGEGASSSSTGQGFELPNYNADYVPREPNMFGNNAGDGYEQNMFGNNAGDGYEQNMFGNNAGDGYEQQGNRYHDMVTDALHEAAIPDSSREEPNIDAQRFYNMLDAANEPIYEGCREGLSRLSLASRMMTIKSDHNLNEKCMDSWAQLINEYLPEGNLAADNFYEIQKLVAGLGLPSEMIDVCTDNCMIYWKDDEKLTECRFCQKPRYQETTGRNPVPYKRMWYLPITDRLKHLYHSERTAASMRWHAQHSVKDGEITHPSDAKAWKHFQTVYSDFASEFRNVYLGLCTDGFSPFGMSGRQYSLWPVILTPYNLPPEMCMQREFLFLSILVPGPKHPKRALDVFLQPLIHELKMLWHHGVQTWDYSQQQNFNMRAVLMWTISDFPAYGMLSGWTTHGRLSCPYCMDRTDAFQLKNGRKSCWFDCHRRFLPPHHTYRKNKKLFRKNKVVHVPPPVMQPGASLLEQINYYGAKETCKVGGNWHTPPNMPDGYTASHNWHKKSIFWELPYWKDHLLRHNLDVMHIEKNVFENIMNTLLDVKGKSKDNLKSKLDLPELCARPELHVTREGKLPVPNFRLSGVAKQKLFDWVNSDVKFPDGYVSKFSRCIEQGKKFSGMKSHDCHVFMQRLLPFAMTELLPKHVHEAISGNKSDF